From Oryza sativa Japonica Group chromosome 4, ASM3414082v1, one genomic window encodes:
- the LOC4336899 gene encoding uncharacterized protein yields the protein MAWWRKKVVFPARRAWAAVSTRVRARKPGSGGSILKLHEDVQTCGYKDVQVMFEILKSELEESRAPTKQRKPPAWRPPSAWSSRSSSIAAAQ from the exons ATGGCGTGGTGGCGGAAGAAGGTCGTCTTCCCGGCGCGCCGCGCGTGGGCCGCCGTCTCCACCCGCGTCCGCGCCCGCAAGCCAG GCAGTGGAGGCAGCATACTGAAGCTTCACGAGGATGTGCAAACCTGTGGATACAAGGACGTGCAGGTGATGTTCGAGATTCTGAAATCCGAGCTGGAGGAATCACGCGCCCCGACGAAGCAGCGAAAGCCGCCGGCGTGGAGGCCGCCGTCGGCGTGGTCCAGCCGGTCGTCGTCGATCGCGGCCGCGCAATAG
- the LOC4336897 gene encoding probable E3 ubiquitin-protein ligase RHG1A, whose product MDDHMGRRTVGGLLFTKGGSILLFREDSARHKATNCCTRHGCSSKHLAGKDKQTHRAATAAKEASETPRRSQIFRKPSTRTPQGSTATDNISRNAASSYSENDNRPRETPGRDLIARLKERVNASRKRSLNRENSPSSPNGLSATSSSSSRTVSRPSHRAASRIRKADEGANAGAVNVRRDSSGDTRRNSDRDVDDFLLVEQAARDSTEGFISGFLARYRSNHQGLLSSLDDSIEDANGYWRFNMEGSEELENYFIFNDRYRGMRMDIDGMSYEELLALGDRIGTVSTGLSEDALSKCLDRSMYMATTSGTHEDCERKCSICQEEYSDGEEVGKMVCKHYYHFSCIKNWLRQKNWCPICKSVALNTN is encoded by the exons ATGGATGATCACATGGGAAGACGGACAGTTGGTGGCCTTCTCTTCACCAAGGGGGGCTCAATTCTTCTCTTCAGAGAAGACAGTGCGCGTCACAAGGCCACCAATTGCTGCACGCGACACGGTTGCAGCAGCAAGCATTTGGCCGGCAAAGACAAGCAAACACACagggcagcaacagcagccaAGGAAGCATCAGAAACCCCTCGGAGATCACAGATTTTCAGGAAACCCAGCACGAGGACTCCTCAGGGAAGTACTGCTACTGATAACATCAGCAGGAATGCAGCAAGCTCCTATAGCGAAAACGACAATAGGCCAAGAGAAACTCCAGGGCGTGATTTAATCGCTCGTCTCAAAGAGAGGGTCAATGCATCAAGAAAACGATCATTGAACAGAGAAAACAGTCCATCATCACCAAATGGATTAAGTGCTACTTCCTCAAGTAGTAGCCGCACAGTCTCAAGACCGTCGCATCGGGCAGCTTCCCGAATAAGGAAGGCAGATGAAGGTGCAAATGCAGGAGCTGTAAATGTACGCAGAGACAGCAGTGGAGATACCAGGAGGAATTCAGATAGGGATGTCGATGATTTCTTGCTAGTTGAGCAGGCAGCAAGAGATAGCACTGAAGGATTCATATCTGGATTCTTGGCAAGATACAGAAGTAATCATCAGGGACTACTTTCATCTTTGGACGACAGCATAGAGGATGCAAATGGGTACTGGCGCTTCAATATGGAAGGAAGTGAAGAG CTTGAGAACTACTTCATATTCAATGATCGGTACAGAGGGATGAGAATGGACATTGACGGCATGTCTTATGAG GAATTGCTAGCATTGGGAGATAGAATTGGCACCGTAAGCACTGGCCTTTCAGAAGACGCGCTGTCCAAGTGTCTAGACAGAAGCATGTACATGGCCACTACTTCAGGAACTCATGAAGATTGTGAGAGAAAATGCAGCATATGCCAG GAGGAATATTCAGATGGTGAGGAGGTGGGCAAGATGGTCTGCAAACATTACTACCACTTCTCCTGCATAAAGAACTGGCTCCGGCAGAAGAACTGGTGTCCCATTTGTAAATCCGTCGCTCTGAATACCAACTAG